The Primulina tabacum isolate GXHZ01 chromosome 7, ASM2559414v2, whole genome shotgun sequence genome includes a window with the following:
- the LOC142551177 gene encoding reticulon-like protein B11: MGNSRQFSVHLALGGGAVADLLLWKKWSQSVAFLVGSTAMWFLFERAGYNLLSFVSNVLLLLVVILFLWAKSASLLNRPLPPLPNLEVSEETVLKAADEMRVWVNHALSIARDVAIAGNLVFFAQVAIGLWIISYVGSLFNFLTFLYIGFLLSLSLPVLYDKYQRPIDEKLNVASDIARIQYRKIDDMILSKIPWPSNKEKKIQ, translated from the exons ATGGGAAATTCACGTCAGTTTTCTGTTCATCTCGCACTCGGGGGTGGTGCAG TTGCTGACCTGCTGTTATGGAAGAAATGGTCGCAGAGTGTTGCTTTTCTTGTGGGTTCAACTGCCATGTGGTTTCTATTTGAAAGAGCTGGATACAATTTATTGTCATTTGTGTCGAATGTTCTATTGTTACTTGTCGTAATCTTGTTCTTGTGGGCTAAATCTGCATCACTTCTTAATAG ACCTCTGCCACCTCTCCCAAATCTTGAGGTTTCTGAAGAGACTGTTTTGAAGGCTGCTGATGAGATGCGAGTCTGGGTAAACCATGCATTGTCAATTGCACGTGATGTTGCCATTGCTGGAAATCTTGTATTCTTCGCTCAG GTTGCTATTGGCCTCTGGATTATTTCTTACGTTGGTAGTTTATTCAACTTTCTCACTTTTCTGTACATTG GTTTTCTTCTTAGTCTGTCTCTCCCTGTTTTGTACGACAAGTATCAAAGGCCAATTGATGAAAAGCTGAATGTTGCATCTGATATAGCTCGTATACAATATCGGAAAATTGATGACATGATACTGAGCAAGATTCCATGGCCTTCAAACAAGGAGAAGAAGATACAGTAG